The Bacillota bacterium genome contains the following window.
ACAAGGCATAATAGATACTACAAATACTTTCGACGGATCTATTCCCATCTTCTCTGCATAGTAAGATTTTAAAACCGCTCCAAACATTTCATGCGGCGATTTGCAGGAAGAAAGGTTGTCAAGGAATTCCGGATAGAAATGTTCACAGAACTTTATCCATCCAGGGCTGCATGAAGTTATTAAAGGCAGTTTCCCACCATTTTTAATCCTGTTTATAAGTTCGGTACCTTCCTCCATAATAGTCAAATCTGCTGCTGTATCAGTATCAAATACCTTATCAAAGCCCAAATGCCTTAACGCTGATACCATCTTTCCGGTTACTCTTGTGCCAATAGGCATACCAAACTCTTCCCCGAGGGCTACCCTTACAGCAGGAGCAGTCTGGACAACTACATGGAGATCATCGTTTGCCAATGCACCCCATACCAGTTCTGTACTATCTTTTTCCCTGAGGGCACCAACAGGACATACATTAATACACTGGCCGCAAGTAACACAGGGCACATCGTTTAATGATCTATTAAACACAGATGAGACTATAGTGTCAAAACCTCTCTCAACTGTATCAATAGCCGCTACTTTTTGTATATTCTTGCACATGCTTACGCAGCGTCTGCACAATATACATTTATTAGGATCCCTCACGATTGAGGGAGAAAAATCGTCCAAAGGCATTCTGTGGGTTTCTCCATTAAACCTGATATCTTTAACATTCAATTCTTCAGCCAGTTTTTGCAGTTCACAGTTACGGCTTCTTACACAGGTAAGACAACTTCTGTCATGGTTTGATAGAATAAGCTCTAAAGTAACTTTCCTTGCCTCTCTTATAGCAGGACTTTGAGTCCTAATTACAAGTCCCTCCGATACAGGATACACGCATGCCGCCTGAAGGCTCCTGGCTCCTTTTATTTCTACTACGCACATCCTGCATGCTCCTATCTCATTAATATCTTTTAAGAAGCAGAGGGTAGGGATCGATATATTTGCTTGTTTTGCAGCTTCAAGTACGGTAAAGTTTTTAGGTACCTGAATTTTCCTATCATCTATTGTAATGTTTACCATTTCCATAACTTGCGCCTCCTTCCATTACACATTCTTAAATATGGCCTTAAATGGACATTTTTCCATACAGGTTCCACACTTAATGCACTTATCCTGGTCTATGACATAAGGTACTCCCCTTTGTCCGCTAATACATTTAACAGGGCAGTTCCTAGCACAAATTCCACAGCTCTTGCAAAGTTCAGCATTAATTACATAATGCATCATTGACTTACATACACCTGCAGGACACTTCTTGTCCCTTACGTGCGCCTCATACTCATCCCTGAAATACCTTAAAGTACTCAATACAGGGTTTGGTGCAGTCTGGCCCAGACCGCAAAGGGCCGATGCCTTAATGTTCTTTGCAAGTATTTCCAGTTTCTCAATATCTCCTTCTTCACCCTTGCCCCCGGTAATCCTCTCTAAAATCTCCAGCATCCTCTTTGTACCAATACGGCATGGAGGACACTTTCCGCAGGATTCATCAACCGTAAATTCGAGGAAGAACTTTGCAATGTCAACCATGCATGTATCTTCATCCATTACAATGAGTCCGCCCGAACCCATCATAGACCCTAACTGGACAAGCGTGTCATATTCTATGGGTGTATCAATGTGACTTGCAGGAATACATCCTCCGGAAGGACCTCCTGTCTGGGCTGCTTTAAATTTCTTACCGTTGGGTATTCCACCGCCAATGTCATATATTACTTCCCTTAGGGTTGTACCCATAGGTATTTCAACAAGGCCAGTATTATTGATTTTACCGCCTACTGCAAACACTTTCGTACCCTTGCTCTTTTCGGTACCAATAGAAGCAAACCATTCCGGACCTTTTAATATAATCACAGGTATGTTTGCATAAGTTTCAACATTGTTCAACAGTGTAGGTTTCTGCCATAATCCCTTTACAGCCGGGAAAGGAGGTCTTGGTCTTGGTTCACCTCTTTTTCCTTCTATTGAAGTCATAAGAGCTGTCTCTTCACCGCAAACAAAAGCCCCTGCTCCTAATCTCAATTCAATATCGAAAGAAAAACCGGTACCAAAAATGTCCTCACCCAACAGGCCATACTCTCTCGCCTGTTTTATTGCAATGTCCAGCCTCTTTACTGCTATAGGA
Protein-coding sequences here:
- a CDS encoding iron hydrogenase small subunit; this translates as MEMVNITIDDRKIQVPKNFTVLEAAKQANISIPTLCFLKDINEIGACRMCVVEIKGARSLQAACVYPVSEGLVIRTQSPAIREARKVTLELILSNHDRSCLTCVRSRNCELQKLAEELNVKDIRFNGETHRMPLDDFSPSIVRDPNKCILCRRCVSMCKNIQKVAAIDTVERGFDTIVSSVFNRSLNDVPCVTCGQCINVCPVGALREKDSTELVWGALANDDLHVVVQTAPAVRVALGEEFGMPIGTRVTGKMVSALRHLGFDKVFDTDTAADLTIMEEGTELINRIKNGGKLPLITSCSPGWIKFCEHFYPEFLDNLSSCKSPHEMFGAVLKSYYAEKMGIDPSKVFVVSIMPCTAKKFEARRPELAATGYPDVDVVLTTRELARMIREAGIDFKGLPDSTFDEPMGEATGAGVIFGATGGVMEAALRTVADILTGESHEDIEYTDVRGVEGIKEAQIQIGDFKLKAAVAHGLGNARKLLDRIKAGEADYHFVEIMACPGGCVNGGGQPIQLSEVRSWIDIRKERAKAIYEEDKNMPIRKSHENPHVQRLYKEYLGEPGSHKAHELLHTHYAPRENYPEE
- the nuoF gene encoding NADH-quinone oxidoreductase subunit NuoF, yielding MQIYRSHVLVCGGTGCTSSNSGKIIEEFEVQLKNNKLENEVKVIKTGCFGLCAQGPIVVVYPEGSMYTMVKPEDVKEIVEEHLLKGRIVRRLLLSDIQTEEDTSAKSLEKVDFFKRQLRIALRNCGIINPEDINEYIAYDGYKALAKVLTEMEPEEVIDTIKKSGLRGRGGGGFPTGLKWEFAAKSQDDIKYVCCNADEGDPGAFMDRSILEGDPHSVIEAMIIAGYAIGANQGFIYVRAEYPIAVKRLDIAIKQAREYGLLGEDIFGTGFSFDIELRLGAGAFVCGEETALMTSIEGKRGEPRPRPPFPAVKGLWQKPTLLNNVETYANIPVIILKGPEWFASIGTEKSKGTKVFAVGGKINNTGLVEIPMGTTLREVIYDIGGGIPNGKKFKAAQTGGPSGGCIPASHIDTPIEYDTLVQLGSMMGSGGLIVMDEDTCMVDIAKFFLEFTVDESCGKCPPCRIGTKRMLEILERITGGKGEEGDIEKLEILAKNIKASALCGLGQTAPNPVLSTLRYFRDEYEAHVRDKKCPAGVCKSMMHYVINAELCKSCGICARNCPVKCISGQRGVPYVIDQDKCIKCGTCMEKCPFKAIFKNV